Proteins found in one Thermococcus sp. JdF3 genomic segment:
- a CDS encoding UbiD family decarboxylase, with amino-acid sequence MLREIIERFDDAVVVKEPVSKELGVTRYLLKYRDRPVLFKDVDGWEVAGNIWSTRERIASYLGIEREEILHTMTKAMENPEPYRMVDDAPFMANSTGDFSLTELPIPKYYPQDGGQYFTSAMVIARDENGFVNMSFHRMMVIDEKRAAIRLVPRHLYAMWKEKAEAGEELDVRIVVGNPIHVLLAGATSVAYGVSELEIASAMSQRAFGKPLEVFNLGGIPVPAETDFVFEAKILPELTDEGPFVDITGTYDYVRKQPVVVFERMHHVDEPVFHALLPGGYEHYMLMGLPKEPQIYASVKRVVPKVHGVRLTEGGAMWLHAVVSITKQHDGDGKNAILAAFAGHPSLKHVVVVDGDVDIYDDRDVEWAIATRFQADRDLVVIPNARGSSLDPSAEKSLTAKWGIDATKPLERKEEFERARL; translated from the coding sequence ATGCTGAGGGAAATCATCGAACGGTTTGATGATGCCGTCGTTGTTAAGGAGCCGGTAAGCAAAGAGCTCGGGGTAACGCGTTATCTCCTGAAGTACCGCGACAGACCCGTCCTCTTCAAGGACGTGGACGGATGGGAAGTCGCGGGCAACATCTGGAGCACCAGGGAGAGGATCGCATCGTACCTTGGTATCGAGAGGGAGGAGATACTTCACACGATGACGAAGGCCATGGAAAATCCCGAACCCTACAGGATGGTTGATGATGCACCCTTCATGGCGAACTCAACCGGGGACTTCTCCCTAACCGAGCTTCCGATTCCAAAGTACTACCCCCAAGACGGCGGCCAGTACTTCACCTCCGCCATGGTCATAGCCAGGGACGAAAACGGCTTCGTCAACATGTCCTTCCACAGGATGATGGTCATCGACGAGAAAAGGGCCGCCATAAGGCTCGTCCCGAGGCACCTCTACGCCATGTGGAAGGAGAAGGCCGAAGCCGGGGAAGAGCTGGACGTCAGGATAGTCGTCGGAAACCCGATTCACGTCCTCCTCGCCGGAGCCACGAGCGTTGCGTACGGCGTAAGCGAGCTTGAGATAGCCTCGGCGATGAGCCAGAGGGCCTTCGGAAAGCCCCTCGAGGTCTTCAATCTCGGAGGAATCCCCGTTCCCGCCGAGACCGACTTCGTCTTCGAGGCGAAGATACTTCCCGAACTGACGGACGAAGGGCCCTTTGTGGACATAACCGGGACATACGACTACGTGAGGAAGCAGCCAGTGGTGGTCTTCGAGCGCATGCACCACGTCGATGAACCGGTTTTCCATGCCCTTCTCCCCGGCGGCTACGAGCACTACATGCTGATGGGCCTGCCGAAGGAGCCGCAGATTTACGCGAGCGTTAAGAGGGTCGTTCCAAAGGTTCACGGCGTAAGGCTGACCGAGGGAGGTGCGATGTGGCTCCACGCGGTGGTGAGCATAACTAAACAGCACGACGGTGACGGCAAGAACGCTATCCTGGCGGCATTCGCCGGGCACCCCAGCCTGAAGCACGTGGTAGTTGTCGACGGGGACGTGGACATATACGATGACAGGGACGTTGAGTGGGCGATAGCGACGCGCTTCCAGGCGGACAGGGACCTTGTGGTAATCCCCAACGCCCGTGGCAGCTCCCTGGACCCCTCGGCGGAGAAGAGCTTAACCGCAAAGTGGGGAATCGACGCAACGAAGCCGCTGGAGAGAAAAGAGGAGTTCGAGAGGGCTAGGCTTTAG
- a CDS encoding DEAD/DEAH box helicase has translation MPTVTLRIPDGSALVRIEKADPQVYFKIYELLSYKRDFGKWEKPESLYDPYEKTFPVGVLPRVKKFLNCKGYRVRVKDERQIKGTKLNSTWDENYSMRRYQGRAVKKALREKMGVLALPVGSGKTVVGLRIIHELDLSALIVVHTKELLYQWADKVREVLGVEPGIVGDNKWDEKDVTIAMIQTLLSRGADKLRNEYAILMFDECHRTSAAEKFYQLGLSLPQIYRFGLSATPWRRIRGEEIKIEAVVGPTIFEVRAEDLIKEKFLAKPRFEIITYESSMPSFSERYKELYEDMIMNNDERNRAVAGKAAELARKGHRVLIDVRRIEHGRILRKMLGEMGVKAEFLSSKSSNRWEILEAFKNGEIPVLISTLLKEGVDIPEISAIILAGGGKSDIMTIQTIGRALRPKKGMKAVIVDVQDDDPLLFTHFIERQKALKQYYGKYYDREMGSKLEEGVAKKGRPRKRS, from the coding sequence ATGCCTACGGTAACCCTCCGCATTCCCGATGGCTCCGCACTGGTTCGGATTGAGAAGGCGGACCCGCAGGTGTACTTCAAAATCTACGAGTTGCTGAGCTACAAGAGGGACTTTGGCAAATGGGAAAAGCCGGAGAGCCTCTACGACCCCTACGAGAAGACGTTTCCCGTTGGGGTTCTTCCGAGGGTCAAGAAGTTCCTGAACTGCAAGGGGTACCGCGTCCGCGTGAAGGACGAGCGGCAGATTAAGGGGACCAAGCTGAACTCCACGTGGGACGAAAATTACAGCATGCGCAGGTATCAAGGGAGGGCGGTTAAAAAGGCCCTCCGGGAGAAAATGGGGGTTCTGGCTCTTCCTGTTGGAAGCGGTAAGACCGTCGTTGGGCTGAGGATAATACACGAGCTTGACCTCTCGGCCCTTATAGTGGTCCACACCAAGGAGCTTCTCTACCAGTGGGCGGACAAGGTTCGTGAGGTCCTGGGGGTCGAACCTGGCATCGTCGGGGACAACAAGTGGGACGAGAAAGACGTCACCATAGCCATGATACAGACCCTCCTGTCTAGGGGTGCCGACAAGCTCCGGAACGAATACGCGATCCTCATGTTCGACGAGTGCCACAGAACCTCCGCCGCCGAGAAGTTCTACCAGCTCGGCCTTTCGCTGCCCCAGATATACCGCTTTGGCCTCTCCGCAACGCCCTGGAGGCGCATACGCGGTGAGGAGATTAAGATAGAGGCCGTCGTTGGGCCCACCATCTTCGAGGTTCGTGCGGAAGACCTCATAAAGGAAAAGTTCCTTGCGAAGCCGCGCTTTGAGATAATCACCTACGAGTCGAGCATGCCCTCCTTCAGTGAGCGCTACAAGGAGCTGTACGAGGATATGATAATGAACAACGACGAGAGGAACCGGGCCGTGGCCGGGAAGGCCGCCGAGCTCGCCCGAAAGGGGCACCGCGTCCTCATCGACGTCAGGAGGATAGAGCACGGCAGGATACTCAGGAAGATGCTTGGCGAGATGGGCGTGAAGGCGGAGTTCCTGAGCTCAAAGAGCTCCAACCGCTGGGAGATACTTGAGGCGTTCAAGAACGGCGAGATTCCGGTTCTTATCTCGACACTCCTCAAGGAGGGCGTGGACATACCGGAGATTTCGGCGATAATACTCGCGGGAGGCGGCAAGAGCGACATCATGACGATTCAGACAATAGGGCGCGCCCTGAGGCCGAAGAAGGGGATGAAGGCCGTTATAGTTGACGTTCAGGACGACGACCCCCTGCTTTTCACCCACTTCATCGAGCGGCAGAAGGCGCTCAAGCAGTACTACGGTAAATACTACGACAGGGAGATGGGCTCAAAGCTCGAGGAGGGCGTCGCCAAAAAGGGCCGCCCTCGTAAGCGCTCTTGA
- the truA gene encoding tRNA pseudouridine(38-40) synthase TruA has translation MRFALRIGYDGTAFYGFQRQPDVRTVEGELIRALSKLGIIRDAESSNFKGASRTDRGVSAIFNVVTFDVASRPDLVRAEVLNHHLRDVWVLGVAEVPDDFHPRFQARSKIYRYYLIDEGFNERDMRECAALFAGRHDFSAFSRLEPGRDPIRELLRVDVIRRQGYYLIEIEGKSFLWEMARRIVNAVRLCGLGLMESREVEGMLEGKYGKKVPPAPPEGLILWHMEYPDVEFQVDERGLKKAKRDLFERYSRALTRAALFGDALLEL, from the coding sequence ATGAGGTTCGCACTTAGAATAGGGTACGATGGCACCGCATTCTATGGCTTTCAGAGGCAGCCCGACGTTAGAACCGTCGAAGGAGAGCTGATACGGGCTCTATCAAAGCTCGGAATAATAAGGGACGCCGAGAGCTCAAACTTTAAGGGGGCCTCAAGGACGGACAGAGGGGTTTCCGCCATCTTCAACGTCGTGACCTTTGACGTCGCCTCGAGGCCGGACCTCGTTCGCGCGGAGGTTCTCAACCACCACCTCAGGGATGTCTGGGTTCTCGGGGTTGCCGAGGTTCCGGACGACTTCCACCCCCGGTTCCAGGCGAGGTCAAAGATCTATCGCTACTACCTGATTGACGAGGGCTTCAATGAGCGTGACATGCGGGAGTGCGCGGCGCTCTTCGCTGGCCGGCATGACTTCTCGGCATTCTCCCGGCTTGAACCCGGCAGGGATCCGATCAGAGAGCTCCTCCGGGTTGATGTCATCAGGCGTCAGGGCTACTACCTCATCGAAATCGAGGGCAAAAGCTTCCTGTGGGAGATGGCAAGGAGGATAGTCAACGCCGTCCGCCTCTGCGGCCTCGGACTGATGGAAAGCCGCGAGGTTGAGGGGATGCTCGAGGGCAAGTACGGCAAAAAGGTCCCGCCCGCGCCCCCCGAGGGACTCATCCTCTGGCACATGGAGTACCCGGACGTGGAGTTCCAGGTGGATGAAAGGGGGCTCAAAAAAGCAAAACGCGACCTGTTCGAGCGCTACTCAAGAGCGCTTACGAGGGCGGCCCTTTTTGGCGACGCCCTCCTCGAGCTTTGA